A single window of Granulibacter bethesdensis DNA harbors:
- a CDS encoding VOC family protein: MRFTIDRLDHLVMNVRDVEISASWYQRVLGMEREEFGTERRTALRFGGQKINLRPFDNETRSWSTAAHPQIGSDDLCFITAVGPDQVIEHLHDCGVTVEEGPVRKHGALGQIHSIYCRDPDGNLVEIASYLAE, translated from the coding sequence ATGCGATTCACCATCGACCGCCTTGATCATCTCGTTATGAACGTCCGTGATGTGGAAATATCCGCATCCTGGTATCAGCGTGTGCTGGGAATGGAGCGGGAGGAATTCGGAACAGAGCGCCGTACCGCGCTGCGTTTCGGCGGCCAGAAAATCAATCTGCGTCCGTTCGATAATGAAACCCGTAGCTGGTCCACCGCGGCTCATCCGCAGATCGGCAGCGACGATCTGTGTTTCATCACGGCGGTCGGGCCGGATCAGGTGATCGAACATCTGCACGATTGCGGTGTCACGGTCGAGGAAGGGCCGGTGCGCAAACATGGTGCGCTGGGTCAGATTCATTCCATCTACTGCCGTGACCCTGATGGTAATCTGGTGGAGATCGCTTCCTACCTTGCTGAATAA